The Streptomyces sp. NBC_01689 genome includes a window with the following:
- a CDS encoding TetR/AcrR family transcriptional regulator, translating to MTEATAQARPGGRSAKVRAAVHRAVEELVTEEPVEALTIPVIAARAGVHATTVYRRWGSVAQLLNDVATSRFSGDVVVPDSGSLAGDLERWVGDVATDLADPDVLALMRATIGSGPDGGCACTADRHAQLSAIIEREQARGGEVPSVGKAVDTLLGPLYYRAIFSGEPASGEWARGLVGTLLTTVRCEASGRGGAAVTD from the coding sequence ATGACCGAAGCAACTGCCCAAGCCCGTCCCGGCGGCCGTTCCGCGAAGGTGCGGGCGGCTGTCCACCGCGCGGTGGAGGAACTGGTCACCGAAGAGCCCGTCGAGGCACTGACCATTCCCGTCATCGCGGCGCGCGCCGGTGTGCACGCGACCACCGTGTACCGGCGCTGGGGCTCGGTGGCACAGCTGCTGAACGATGTCGCCACGAGCCGGTTCAGCGGCGACGTGGTGGTCCCGGACAGCGGTTCCCTCGCGGGCGACCTGGAGCGGTGGGTGGGTGACGTGGCCACCGACCTCGCCGACCCGGACGTCCTCGCGCTGATGCGCGCCACCATCGGCTCGGGCCCGGACGGCGGGTGCGCCTGCACGGCCGACCGGCACGCGCAGCTCAGCGCGATCATCGAGCGGGAGCAGGCCCGCGGCGGCGAGGTGCCGAGCGTGGGCAAGGCCGTGGACACACTGCTCGGCCCGCTGTACTACCGCGCGATCTTCAGCGGGGAGCCCGCGTCCGGGGAGTGGGCCCGGGGTCTGGTCGGGACCCTGCTCACGACGGTCCGCTGCGAGGCCTCCGGGCGGGGCGGTGCCGCGGTGACCGACTGA